From the Bdellovibrio reynosensis genome, one window contains:
- a CDS encoding RHS repeat domain-containing protein, translated as MKNLCVSLFILASSITAQAMVDTSSGSYIHSWIDFEKPGLELAMKLERTYNSRSNRTGWFGYGWCTDLETSIDVSENGVHFVYCGAGRDVTFRKKGSSFVSKDPSMGVFTKEGSTYIRTLKDGTREKYNNGVLTEIAKGEVKLFFKYQENGLPKEIVDNEGRKVVFTTQKAFVTKAVFVTKKQDGTTPLINDLGKYEYKDDLLVRTVNSWGNAYSYAYDKDKNMVKAVWPGNQKVEMTYSTSSDWITGIKGDGICSEVYDYKLDSSKTPPKYAVVVKKVCVNNTTIEKSYSYQFSGDTRRVIAHESDNEGIQRRYKFDDQGNVIEVTEERPRGSVTTKVQRNNKGLISKVSNSFEARSYVYKTGGSTDLTVKVVKEMLAFGKSVGSEEYLFTYNENDLMIGVTGPDKVKVTYKYDDRNRLTQITKKDLVIDVLYEESSASPIVLKLAGQKVPLSLNRFTATAPQVAALESYYDHARMADLSVPYY; from the coding sequence ATGAAAAACCTTTGTGTGAGTCTGTTTATTTTAGCATCTTCCATTACAGCGCAAGCCATGGTGGACACCTCATCAGGATCTTATATTCATTCCTGGATTGATTTTGAAAAGCCAGGTCTAGAACTTGCGATGAAACTTGAAAGAACCTATAACAGTCGTTCTAACCGTACCGGTTGGTTTGGTTATGGATGGTGTACGGATTTAGAAACTTCAATTGATGTCAGTGAAAATGGTGTCCACTTTGTCTATTGTGGCGCTGGCCGAGATGTCACTTTCCGCAAAAAAGGATCTAGTTTTGTAAGTAAAGATCCGTCAATGGGAGTCTTTACTAAAGAGGGTTCTACCTATATCAGAACTTTAAAAGATGGAACTCGAGAAAAGTATAACAACGGTGTGCTGACTGAAATTGCTAAAGGCGAAGTGAAACTTTTCTTCAAGTATCAAGAAAATGGCCTGCCAAAAGAAATCGTAGATAACGAGGGAAGAAAAGTAGTATTCACTACCCAAAAAGCATTTGTGACAAAAGCTGTTTTTGTTACGAAAAAGCAAGACGGAACGACGCCGTTAATAAATGATCTAGGAAAATACGAATACAAAGACGATCTTTTGGTGCGCACCGTGAATTCGTGGGGAAATGCTTACAGCTATGCCTATGACAAAGATAAAAACATGGTGAAAGCGGTGTGGCCGGGGAATCAAAAAGTCGAAATGACCTATAGCACTTCAAGCGATTGGATCACGGGTATTAAGGGCGATGGCATCTGTTCAGAAGTTTACGACTACAAACTAGACAGTTCAAAAACTCCGCCAAAGTATGCTGTTGTTGTGAAGAAGGTTTGTGTGAATAACACCACAATTGAAAAATCTTATAGTTATCAGTTTTCTGGGGATACACGACGAGTGATCGCCCATGAAAGTGATAACGAAGGAATTCAAAGACGTTACAAGTTTGACGACCAAGGAAACGTAATTGAAGTTACTGAAGAAAGACCTCGTGGAAGTGTGACGACAAAAGTTCAGCGAAATAACAAGGGGTTGATCAGTAAGGTAAGTAATTCGTTTGAAGCAAGAAGTTACGTTTATAAAACGGGTGGCAGCACAGATTTGACTGTGAAGGTTGTTAAAGAAATGCTAGCCTTCGGAAAGTCGGTGGGATCAGAAGAATATCTTTTCACCTATAACGAAAATGATCTGATGATCGGTGTGACTGGGCCTGATAAAGTTAAAGTCACTTATAAGTACGATGACAGAAATCGTTTAACACAAATCACAAAGAAAGATTTGGTTATTGATGTTCTTTATGAAGAGTCATCAGCAAGCCCCATTGTTCTTAAACTTGCCGGGCAAAAAGTTCCATTAAGCTTAAATCGTTTTACAGCCACAGCCCCACAAGTTGCGGCGTTAGAGTCGTACTATGACCATGCCCGAATGGCTGATCTATCAGTTCCTTATTATTAA
- a CDS encoding sigma-54-dependent transcriptional regulator, translated as MLKVLVVDDDQGLRLSVKSALAVTQRFEVDEAFDGVNAMEKVKGGEKKYDVVILDVDMPRMNGLEALRQIKEFDPGIIVIIMTAHATLNDAIQAVKDGAYNYLQKPVSSEDLLQLIDKAVNAHNLISNIAASAPVMVEAGRKIIGHTSQMQKVFNIIHRLAKVETPVLIRGASGTGKELVAKAIHYNSARKDEKFVAINCSAIPENLFESELFGHEKGSFTGADQRKIGKFQFAEGGTLFLDEVGDMPQLMQVKILRVLQEKLFTPVGSNREFPTNVRIIAATNRPLEEMIKTGAFREDLFYRLNVVPIFLPALAERKDDMEHMVNIFIKKFNLAHGKRINGIAADAMAVLKKHSWPGNIRELENVIEHAFVLEMTNIITIASLPEALLIATGTNLIDLQPLETAQSIASAGVNAAVQAHADLDDDGSDSDDSLESDDADGDMVISFSGENLDFNAQKEAFEKEFIIKALKTFRGRINQTALHANIPKKTLLRKIEKYGINAKDYVN; from the coding sequence ATGCTTAAGGTTTTGGTTGTTGATGACGATCAGGGGTTAAGACTCTCGGTGAAATCTGCATTGGCAGTCACCCAACGTTTCGAAGTCGATGAAGCTTTCGATGGCGTCAATGCCATGGAAAAAGTTAAAGGTGGCGAGAAAAAATATGACGTTGTGATTTTAGACGTCGATATGCCGCGCATGAATGGACTTGAAGCTCTTCGCCAAATTAAAGAGTTCGACCCCGGCATCATTGTCATCATCATGACAGCCCACGCGACCTTAAACGATGCAATCCAAGCAGTTAAAGACGGTGCTTACAATTATTTGCAAAAACCAGTTAGCAGCGAAGATTTGCTGCAACTGATTGATAAAGCCGTTAATGCTCACAATCTTATTTCAAATATCGCAGCATCCGCTCCAGTGATGGTTGAAGCAGGCCGTAAAATTATCGGTCACACGTCACAAATGCAGAAGGTGTTTAATATCATTCACCGTCTGGCGAAAGTAGAAACACCGGTTTTAATTCGTGGTGCTTCTGGTACAGGTAAAGAGTTAGTTGCAAAAGCCATTCACTATAATTCTGCTCGCAAAGACGAAAAATTTGTTGCGATCAACTGTTCAGCGATCCCGGAAAATCTTTTCGAATCTGAACTTTTCGGCCACGAAAAGGGCTCATTCACAGGCGCTGATCAACGCAAGATTGGTAAATTTCAGTTTGCTGAAGGTGGAACACTTTTCTTGGACGAAGTCGGCGATATGCCGCAGTTGATGCAAGTTAAAATCTTACGCGTCCTTCAAGAAAAGTTATTTACGCCAGTGGGTTCCAACCGTGAATTCCCAACTAACGTAAGAATTATTGCAGCGACAAATCGCCCGTTAGAAGAAATGATTAAAACGGGTGCTTTCCGTGAAGACCTTTTCTATCGTTTGAACGTTGTACCTATATTCTTGCCCGCTTTGGCTGAACGTAAAGACGACATGGAACACATGGTGAATATCTTTATTAAGAAATTCAACCTGGCCCATGGTAAACGCATTAACGGTATCGCGGCTGACGCCATGGCGGTTCTTAAAAAGCATTCTTGGCCAGGCAATATCCGTGAATTAGAAAACGTGATTGAACATGCCTTTGTTCTAGAGATGACGAACATCATCACTATTGCGTCTTTACCTGAGGCTTTGTTAATCGCTACCGGTACAAATCTGATTGATCTTCAACCGCTTGAAACAGCTCAGAGTATTGCATCTGCCGGCGTAAATGCTGCGGTTCAAGCCCATGCAGATCTTGACGATGACGGCTCTGATTCTGATGACTCCCTAGAGTCTGATGATGCTGACGGCGATATGGTTATTAGTTTTTCTGGCGAAAATTTAGACTTTAACGCGCAAAAAGAGGCTTTTGAAAAAGAGTTTATCATTAAGGCGCTTAAAACTTTCAGAGGAAGAATCAACCAAACTGCATTGCATGCAAACATTCCTAAAAAGACTTTGCTTCGTAAAATTGAAAAATACGGGATCAATGCAAAAGACTATGTGAACTAG
- a CDS encoding CHASE2 and HATPase_c domain-containing protein — protein MSLPPSLGENISSFGQRRQLAMLLLRVLFASVFAFLISQTNLDYLESYLYDLRVRFAPAEEVSENIELVLYDQKSVENLKTNLDLNVLGKIVSAVAKDQPKYIMLNVALTEIPGTPIEKKNLARILESVPSLAVTSDDLPLKGDQEGLSLAAPYNNVKIVSAPRTADLKVNAKDGVTRRMLVSYQDQPLFHAEAAAAFNPEVKSLDKISGQFEFARSSQVFINFNRPGTYPRISAGDILNQSPTGKFKNKVVIIGNDTGQSNQDYILTPYSREVMAMTTSEMHANMIDTIIKNAAPTPIPKWINFLIIWLVSVFTVHVVLTMSPAKGILTLGGTVVGFILASVALFWTANLWIGQAAPLLAIFLCYYFFIPYRLIVENRRSWEYYQKNKLLSQVEELKTNFISMMSHDLKTPIARIQGMTDMILKDSVALSTQQREAVDTIKHSSDDLLKFINAILNYGRIESQGVQLNLQSKDINSLLQEVIRKHEFLAKVKRIQIVSELEPLFPVPVDSDLMKQVFSNLVENAIKYSPEDTKILVSSEESDTKVVVQVADQGPGIPADELQNIFMKFFRSKNVKSSPIKGSGLGLYLAKYFTELHEGRIFVESSHGNGSTFTVELPIEQGGTNA, from the coding sequence ATGTCTCTTCCTCCCTCCCTTGGAGAGAACATTTCATCTTTCGGTCAACGTCGACAGCTTGCCATGCTGTTGCTGCGGGTTCTTTTTGCCTCTGTCTTTGCTTTCTTAATTTCACAGACAAATTTAGATTACCTTGAATCCTACTTGTACGATCTGCGTGTGCGCTTTGCACCGGCTGAAGAAGTTTCTGAAAATATCGAGCTTGTTCTTTACGACCAAAAAAGTGTCGAAAATCTTAAGACGAACTTAGACTTGAATGTTCTTGGCAAGATCGTCAGCGCGGTCGCTAAGGATCAACCGAAATATATTATGCTGAATGTGGCCCTGACAGAAATTCCTGGGACACCAATTGAGAAAAAAAATCTAGCCCGCATTCTTGAATCTGTCCCAAGCCTGGCTGTCACAAGCGACGACTTGCCTTTGAAAGGCGATCAAGAGGGACTTTCATTAGCTGCTCCCTACAATAATGTTAAAATTGTTTCGGCTCCACGCACTGCTGATTTAAAAGTGAATGCGAAAGATGGCGTGACTCGCAGGATGCTGGTTTCATATCAGGATCAGCCCTTGTTTCATGCAGAGGCCGCAGCCGCCTTCAATCCTGAAGTTAAATCTTTAGACAAAATTTCAGGCCAATTTGAATTTGCCCGTTCTAGCCAAGTCTTCATCAACTTCAACCGTCCCGGAACTTACCCACGCATTTCTGCTGGCGACATTTTAAACCAGTCGCCCACTGGCAAATTTAAAAATAAAGTCGTTATCATTGGTAATGATACCGGTCAGAGCAATCAAGATTATATTCTTACGCCGTATTCCCGTGAAGTGATGGCCATGACTACTTCAGAGATGCATGCGAACATGATCGATACGATTATTAAAAATGCGGCTCCGACCCCTATTCCTAAATGGATTAATTTTTTAATTATCTGGCTTGTGTCGGTTTTCACTGTTCATGTTGTTCTTACGATGAGTCCTGCTAAAGGCATTTTAACTTTAGGCGGAACTGTTGTTGGTTTTATCTTGGCTTCGGTTGCGCTGTTTTGGACCGCGAATTTATGGATCGGTCAGGCAGCTCCATTACTGGCTATCTTCCTTTGTTATTACTTCTTTATTCCTTACCGTTTGATTGTCGAAAACCGCCGCAGTTGGGAATACTATCAAAAAAATAAATTGCTTAGCCAAGTCGAAGAATTAAAAACGAATTTTATTTCGATGATGTCCCATGACTTAAAAACGCCGATTGCGCGCATTCAAGGAATGACGGATATGATCTTAAAAGACTCGGTGGCCTTAAGCACGCAACAGCGTGAAGCCGTTGATACGATAAAACATTCATCCGATGATCTATTAAAGTTTATTAATGCTATCTTGAATTATGGCCGTATCGAAAGCCAAGGTGTCCAACTGAATTTGCAAAGCAAGGATATCAATTCGTTGCTTCAAGAAGTCATTCGTAAGCATGAATTCTTAGCAAAAGTAAAACGCATTCAAATCGTTTCTGAACTTGAACCTTTGTTCCCAGTTCCTGTCGACTCGGATCTGATGAAGCAAGTGTTCTCGAACCTAGTGGAGAACGCGATTAAATACAGCCCTGAAGACACTAAGATTCTAGTTTCAAGCGAAGAGTCTGATACGAAGGTCGTCGTGCAAGTGGCCGACCAGGGCCCGGGCATTCCTGCTGACGAATTACAAAATATTTTTATGAAATTCTTCCGTTCCAAAAATGTGAAAAGCTCGCCAATCAAAGGGTCTGGTTTGGGATTATACTTAGCGAAGTATTTTACTGAACTGCATGAAGGACGCATCTTTGTAGAATCTTCCCATGGCAATGGCTCGACATTTACGGTAGAACTACCAATCGAGCAAGGGGGCACAAATGCTTAA
- a CDS encoding radical SAM/SPASM domain-containing protein — translation MQLRRHKDIIAIKNGANAPVAFHARNLEVASVSEEVWASMAPTTFDNGFVMNMLSSEKGVNAEAYSSLEGWDLENSSSVATRNFGSSVTSITLNVTQLCNLHCTYCAAGGDGTYGDPVTKITVEKTLPQIEFFLNKLGGNSSFTITFLGGEPLLYPDALKAIADHAKTVGAAKGIKTNFNVITNGTLINDKCLEILTSIQANITVSIDGPPENQDKARPQKNGEGSSKAALAGLEKLLSRQSDLGKILIHAVFSKKNLEVEKAYRFFSEFPVNAFEFTFDITEADPSANSIFMNEMARVAELAYSRGGEAELRKISLFDGYFNALDEQQRTENHCGSGKSLLSIDSNNKIFACPLDVGQKNNQVGLAQDIDSDKLAELQSPLIEKNNCQTCWARYLCGGGCMFVHKTLTGNKHRKHISFCERTRYLISLTVLYYEHSRGLKG, via the coding sequence ATGCAATTGCGCAGACATAAAGACATTATAGCCATAAAAAACGGAGCCAATGCGCCCGTGGCTTTCCATGCGCGCAATCTGGAAGTAGCTTCCGTTTCGGAAGAGGTCTGGGCCTCCATGGCGCCGACCACTTTTGATAATGGCTTTGTGATGAACATGCTTTCGTCTGAAAAAGGAGTGAATGCTGAAGCCTATTCTTCACTTGAAGGATGGGACTTAGAAAATAGCTCTTCTGTAGCTACTCGCAATTTCGGCTCGTCCGTAACTAGCATTACTTTAAACGTCACCCAACTGTGCAACCTTCATTGCACTTATTGCGCGGCCGGCGGCGACGGCACTTACGGGGATCCAGTCACTAAGATCACTGTTGAAAAAACGTTGCCACAGATCGAGTTCTTTTTAAATAAACTAGGTGGGAATTCTAGCTTCACAATTACTTTTCTGGGTGGTGAACCGTTGTTGTACCCAGATGCACTGAAGGCGATTGCTGACCATGCTAAAACTGTCGGTGCTGCAAAAGGCATTAAAACTAATTTCAATGTTATTACTAACGGTACGTTAATTAACGATAAATGCCTTGAGATTTTAACCTCGATTCAAGCCAACATCACTGTAAGTATCGATGGTCCGCCAGAAAACCAGGATAAGGCGCGTCCGCAGAAAAATGGCGAGGGCTCTTCTAAGGCTGCGTTAGCGGGCTTAGAAAAACTTTTATCCCGTCAGTCCGACCTGGGAAAAATTCTGATTCATGCCGTTTTTAGTAAGAAAAACTTAGAAGTCGAAAAGGCTTATCGCTTTTTTTCGGAATTCCCGGTGAATGCCTTTGAATTTACTTTTGATATTACTGAGGCCGATCCTTCTGCCAACAGCATCTTTATGAATGAAATGGCCCGCGTTGCGGAACTTGCTTATTCCCGCGGTGGCGAGGCAGAGCTACGTAAAATTAGCCTCTTTGATGGCTACTTTAACGCTTTAGATGAACAACAAAGAACCGAGAATCACTGTGGTTCTGGCAAATCCTTATTAAGCATTGATTCAAACAATAAGATTTTCGCTTGTCCCCTGGATGTGGGACAGAAAAACAATCAAGTGGGATTAGCTCAAGACATCGATTCTGACAAACTCGCAGAATTGCAAAGTCCGTTGATTGAAAAGAACAACTGCCAAACCTGCTGGGCTCGTTATTTATGCGGTGGCGGTTGTATGTTTGTTCATAAAACCCTTACGGGGAACAAACACAGAAAACATATTAGCTTTTGTGAAAGAACAAGATACTTGATTAGCCTAACTGTGTTGTATTATGAACATAGTAGAGGCTTGAAAGGGTGA
- a CDS encoding ATP-binding protein — protein MFIRLAVIVVVCFGLSGLLTNLRLPTFESFFLDRKQMIASFLGAKPSFNDIQILDVTALKTETAEGLKIPASKLLDVIETISQTPFKAMILSVSPEEVQFDISEQELSKRLSNISKLYLFSNSTIFKNTTFDFHKRFERYPEPLFLHLTYDAKIDLVSRRIITYFDLEYKNANPDFAVIDRMFGRAQSPEKFHFDFPYQGTSQVFMKVWNPGNFSELAIDPGGVSAEKLEQIKDKVVILGTSGIYSVNSTPRIASSAEEYVPVSHLLATYLTNLRSGEYVKTPPPKANWLWMGIALFCLLSSLTLFPVRAAFAASTFIIFAYVILGLMVFRTASLNLDTGKVLLLGFVGQYAILSTRFFRMVRRLDKENFQREKQATEERLRSRILVRAATMESTMRTLGKMAHDIRSPLMALHVAHSLLKNQVNPELRDLISNSISRINGIAEDLLKKYKSKSGDAKDTETFLGPVVNELIDSYIHVHPQAKFTVNVPSEIEVNWGAASIQRSFSNLLNNSLEACYANNIKPEIEILAAKVDAKIRIDFKDNGPGVSEKNIPKLFLEGSTFGKEQGTGLGLFQVKKDLEFFGGTITYQKQQGACFTILIPAARDPVKFMISSAVILVQNTENNGELKRKLEASGADVKYFNDVSKASDFIKKEKFIEPITVISDLMFSTAEETGFDVLDACDNKPIFKMVLCTSLVDSAEIQDLANKKGASLVSSAFMETVVISLRK, from the coding sequence ATGTTCATTCGTTTAGCTGTTATCGTTGTTGTTTGCTTTGGATTGTCTGGGTTACTTACCAATTTAAGGCTGCCGACTTTTGAATCTTTCTTCCTAGATCGAAAGCAAATGATAGCTAGCTTTCTAGGCGCAAAACCCAGTTTTAACGATATTCAAATTTTAGATGTCACTGCGCTTAAGACTGAAACGGCTGAAGGCTTAAAGATACCTGCATCTAAACTTTTAGATGTGATTGAAACTATCTCGCAGACCCCATTTAAAGCGATGATCTTAAGCGTTTCACCTGAAGAAGTGCAGTTCGATATTTCTGAACAGGAACTTTCAAAGCGTTTATCAAATATTTCTAAACTTTATTTATTTTCTAATTCCACTATTTTTAAGAACACCACTTTTGATTTTCATAAAAGGTTTGAACGTTATCCTGAGCCTTTATTCTTGCATCTGACCTATGATGCAAAAATCGATTTAGTTTCACGAAGGATCATTACTTATTTTGATTTAGAATATAAAAACGCCAACCCTGATTTTGCGGTGATCGATAGAATGTTCGGCCGAGCACAATCGCCAGAAAAATTTCATTTTGATTTTCCTTATCAAGGAACATCCCAGGTATTTATGAAAGTTTGGAATCCGGGAAACTTTTCCGAACTTGCCATCGACCCTGGTGGGGTTTCGGCTGAAAAGTTAGAACAAATAAAAGACAAAGTCGTCATTCTAGGTACGAGTGGAATTTATTCCGTCAATTCCACACCAAGAATCGCTTCTTCGGCTGAAGAGTACGTCCCGGTTTCCCATCTTTTAGCTACTTATCTGACGAATTTGCGAAGCGGCGAATACGTAAAAACACCACCACCAAAAGCGAACTGGTTGTGGATGGGAATTGCGCTTTTCTGCTTGTTAAGCAGCTTGACCTTGTTCCCTGTAAGGGCGGCTTTTGCCGCTAGTACTTTTATAATTTTCGCCTATGTAATTTTAGGACTGATGGTCTTTAGGACGGCGTCGTTAAACTTAGACACGGGCAAAGTGCTTCTTTTGGGTTTTGTCGGACAATACGCCATTTTATCGACGCGGTTTTTTAGAATGGTTCGCAGGTTGGATAAAGAAAACTTTCAGCGCGAAAAACAAGCAACCGAAGAAAGATTGCGCAGTCGAATTTTGGTCCGCGCCGCAACTATGGAATCCACGATGCGCACCTTAGGGAAAATGGCCCACGACATCCGCAGCCCCTTGATGGCCTTACATGTGGCGCATTCTTTATTAAAGAACCAAGTTAATCCAGAGCTTCGGGACTTAATCAGCAATTCTATTTCACGCATTAACGGGATAGCGGAAGACCTGCTGAAAAAATACAAGTCAAAAAGTGGCGATGCCAAAGATACCGAAACTTTTTTAGGACCGGTGGTGAACGAGCTTATCGATTCATATATCCACGTTCACCCGCAAGCGAAATTTACGGTGAACGTTCCATCAGAAATTGAAGTCAATTGGGGCGCAGCCTCTATCCAGCGTTCTTTTTCAAACCTACTTAATAACTCTTTAGAAGCGTGTTATGCCAATAACATCAAACCAGAAATCGAAATCCTGGCCGCAAAAGTTGATGCAAAAATTAGGATCGATTTTAAAGATAATGGTCCTGGGGTTTCAGAAAAAAACATCCCAAAACTTTTTCTAGAAGGTAGCACTTTTGGCAAAGAACAGGGGACAGGGTTAGGGTTGTTCCAAGTTAAAAAAGATTTAGAATTCTTCGGTGGAACCATTACTTACCAAAAGCAACAAGGTGCCTGCTTTACGATTCTTATTCCTGCAGCCCGTGATCCGGTGAAATTTATGATTAGTTCCGCAGTGATACTGGTGCAAAACACAGAAAATAATGGGGAGTTAAAAAGAAAGCTAGAAGCCAGCGGAGCCGATGTAAAATATTTTAATGACGTTTCTAAGGCTAGCGACTTTATAAAGAAAGAAAAATTCATTGAACCGATTACGGTAATAAGTGACTTGATGTTTTCCACTGCAGAAGAAACCGGATTTGATGTTTTAGATGCCTGCGACAATAAGCCGATTTTCAAGATGGTACTTTGTACGTCACTCGTCGACAGTGCAGAAATTCAAGACCTAGCCAATAAAAAAGGCGCTAGCTTGGTTAGCAGCGCCTTTATGGAAACCGTGGTTATTAGCTTACGCAAATAA
- a CDS encoding 2Fe-2S iron-sulfur cluster-binding protein produces the protein MKIKFILNKEEYEVEGEEGRSILDIALINKLSPPYSCMDGHCGTCEAKVLQGQTSEDKEGSQTVRTCQAIPSSEYVVIAYDKGPN, from the coding sequence ATGAAGATTAAGTTCATACTTAATAAAGAAGAATATGAAGTCGAAGGTGAAGAGGGGCGATCCATCCTGGATATTGCTTTAATTAATAAACTTTCTCCGCCTTATTCATGCATGGATGGGCACTGCGGAACCTGTGAAGCCAAGGTTTTGCAGGGCCAGACCTCTGAAGACAAAGAGGGCAGTCAAACAGTTCGCACTTGCCAAGCTATACCATCGTCCGAATATGTAGTTATCGCCTATGATAAAGGGCCTAACTAA